In the genome of Cellvibrio sp. KY-YJ-3, one region contains:
- a CDS encoding DUF4124 domain-containing protein, whose product MRVWWLLLILIAPLATAEVYKTVDKDGRTVYTDKPKTDNAEKLELREINTVPGAQPLPNSSPAISVDSRPAQVDYRIEIISPRSDVTIPVGQRDLAIATVLQPALREGHLLVYFMNGELLEETTMNNIIVKDVPRGTHTLVVEAIDVNGQSLGTSAPVIVNVIRPVIKKNAPPKPTPK is encoded by the coding sequence ATGCGCGTCTGGTGGCTTTTGTTAATACTCATTGCTCCGCTGGCTACAGCGGAAGTTTACAAAACCGTCGATAAGGATGGCCGCACGGTTTATACCGACAAACCCAAAACCGACAATGCCGAAAAGCTGGAACTGCGCGAAATCAATACCGTACCCGGCGCCCAGCCACTCCCCAACTCATCACCAGCCATTTCGGTAGACTCGCGCCCGGCGCAGGTGGACTACCGGATTGAGATTATTAGCCCCCGCTCTGATGTCACTATTCCGGTTGGCCAGCGCGATCTGGCCATTGCCACCGTACTTCAGCCTGCCCTCCGGGAGGGCCACCTGCTGGTGTATTTTATGAATGGTGAACTACTGGAGGAGACCACGATGAACAATATCATCGTGAAGGATGTGCCGCGCGGCACCCACACCCTGGTTGTCGAAGCCATCGACGTGAATGGGCAATCATTGGGCACATCGGCACCGGTGATTGTTAACGTAATACGCCCTGTTATCAAAAAGAATGCCCCACCAAAGCCCACCCCCAAATAA
- a CDS encoding ferric reductase-like transmembrane domain-containing protein, with protein sequence MSQLTRFAIGMTIQRLFSSQMYKGWQLFHVSAVLILVMTGLAVAMQPDLVEGLRSAIRATARSSFVLFIAAFTASAFAVLTPSPFTKALVREQRFIGLAFAFSHFVHAVLIYFYGQLHTGFWPARSVIDNIPGTLAYVFIVLMAITSFKTPAKLMGPKAWKRLHSIGMWIIVAVFAFANFKRIPMSDWYLLPFGIICAAVAIRLVGKLAQANRRSQTELTHRSG encoded by the coding sequence ATGAGCCAACTTACCCGCTTCGCTATCGGCATGACCATTCAGAGATTATTCTCAAGCCAGATGTATAAAGGCTGGCAACTCTTCCATGTGAGCGCTGTATTAATCCTTGTTATGACCGGCTTGGCGGTAGCGATGCAGCCGGATCTGGTAGAGGGGTTACGCAGTGCAATCCGCGCTACAGCGCGCTCCTCTTTCGTGTTATTTATCGCCGCATTTACGGCTTCTGCTTTCGCCGTACTAACACCATCCCCCTTCACCAAAGCTCTGGTGCGTGAGCAGCGTTTTATTGGTTTAGCCTTTGCTTTTTCCCATTTTGTTCACGCTGTGTTGATCTATTTCTATGGACAGCTGCATACAGGATTTTGGCCAGCAAGGTCTGTTATCGATAATATCCCCGGCACATTGGCCTATGTATTTATAGTGTTAATGGCGATCACCTCGTTCAAAACACCTGCAAAACTCATGGGACCAAAAGCCTGGAAAAGGCTGCATTCGATAGGCATGTGGATCATCGTCGCCGTTTTCGCCTTTGCTAATTTCAAGCGCATTCCCATGAGTGATTGGTACCTGCTACCGTTTGGCATCATCTGCGCTGCAGTGGCAATCCGTCTTGTCGGCAAGTTGGCGCAAGCCAACAGACGCAGCCAAACCGAACTGACTCACCGTAGCGGCTAA